In Brassica napus cultivar Da-Ae chromosome A3, Da-Ae, whole genome shotgun sequence, the sequence CTGTTTCAATCAAAAATCTTGTTTCATTCACACTTTGACAAATGGGTACAAATGTCACAGTAACTTTTATAGCAATGTGACTGAACTTTCTAAGAGGCCAATCCTAGACCTGACaacaaaaacaattttgtatGCACATCTCCCTTTGATgatgcaacaacaacaactactcTCTCACTATTCTCAATCAAAATACAgagaatgcaaaaaaaaaaaaaaaaaaagaatgaaaagaatCACTTTGTAACTCTACATGAAGACTTCAAGCAACAACTCATCCACTATCATACTTTCTAACTCACAAACCActctctcatcatcatcatcttcaagtttGAACCAATCATCAAGGTCTATTACCGCCACTTTGTTGAATGATTCTTTCTTGGCTAGCTTCTCTTGTCTGGCAAGTACTTTACAGAGTTCTTGTTTCAGTCCACATGTGCTTAACTCAACGCCAAGCCTCCTTGAGAGAGGTTTCTTCCAGGTTGGTGTAGCTGTAAAGGATTCTAGAATCTCTGCTAGACCTGAACTGACTCTGTCAAACAAAATCCTTCTTTCAGACCTCTTCCAAGATGTCTCAGTGTAATACTTTTTCTCCATCTTCTCGAAGACCTTGAAGGTCAGAGTATCAGGAACACAATTCTTGTCCATAAGTGAAACTTCAGACAAAATATCATCAATGTAAGAAGACTCTCTCCTTTCTTGAGTATCCAAGAGCCTGACTTGTTCACTGTCCTCGGTTTCAGAAGCAATCACAGGCTCCTCATCATCGCTTGATACTTCCATCCCACTCCCATCTGAATAACTATCTGATTCAGTTTTCAGGTCGTCAAGCTGCTTCTCTATACCTTTTGCCATTAGATGGTTTTAGTTACAGTTTATACAAAAAGAATACACAGAAGCTAACTTGTTTGTTCCTTACCATGAAGATCTAGATAAGGAAGCTCTTCACTGTCGTCATCTAACACATCGTCGTTAAACATTGGCTCAAGAACAGAAACAGGACTAGGCTGATGAGCTTCATCCGTCTGACATCCAGGAGAAGATGCTGTGGAGCAGTCTGATGAATCCTCACTTTCATCCTGCAGTTCCAATCAAGAGTTTTCACAATCTTATATCACACAACAAGTCACAATGTGCTCTCAGAGAATCATTACCTTGCTAATGGAACCTGAAGAAGAGGAGGATACATGTCTGAACTTGACATCTTGTGCGAATCTGTTCCGCTCCAAACTCAACACTGAGTCCCTCCTAGAGGTACTAACAATCAACTTTGAACCAGCTTCTCTCACAGCTCCATCTTTCTTCTGAACCAATGTAGTAGTAGTAGTGACATTACAAAGTTTACTCATTTcatttggtttcttcttctcaGGGGTGACAATGTATTGACCTTTCCTTCTACTATCTCGCAACTGAGAGTCACTACCGAAACCAAGAGGAGAGAAACGTCTCGGAGAACTCTCTTTCTTCTCAGCATTTGTGTGTTGCCTCAGCTTCTTCAGCTTCAAGTTCAAGTTTTGCTGATCAAATCTCCCACCAAATCTCCTCTGTTTTGGCTTCTGAGAGTGAGGAGGCTTAGCTCGTGCATCGATGATACCCTTGGAGGCTAACAACTCTGTTTTGTGTAGATAAACTCGACAAAGCTCCTTCGTTGGAACCACCTTGAAACCAGAATCAAAAGCTCTCGCCTTTACGTGACGCAGAGGTTGAGATACCCCATTGAAACGCACCGTTTTGGCGAAAACAGAGGATCTAATCTCTTTAGACTCCATCTCTTTCAACGACCTGCAACTACTTCAAGAAATCAACACATACCCAGATATTGAAATGAAGTAACGATAAAGAAAGTCGACTCCTTTTATTTGTAGAAAGAGACAAATCTATAAAAGGAAACTCAACAACAGAGAGACAGAGATCAAATCGGGAAAGCAATCTAACCTTTTTTTAATGGAAGTAGAGATCTTTTAAAGATTGGTTGCAGATCCCATCTGCGGAAAAAGAAACTTTGGGAGACGGATACACAATTGGATTCTCTCTGACTTTTCTGAAAACGAAAACAGAGCAGATGAATTTGAAAACAGAGAGGTCAAACAAGATTGGTTGATTGAAGATGAGAaacgtttctctctctctctctctctgtgggTCACAATCACtctttcaaatttttgttttgatagaGAAGAGAAGACACGAAACGGAATCGACGTCAAAGATGGGTCAGTTTCATCACAAGAAATCTCTTTGCAAtttgataattaatattttagttttttataaacCGTCCAATAATATTTGCATGGGGCCGCCACAATTATTCATGCAGAGAAAATTACGTCCCTCACTTTATTCTTCCTGTcaacaaaacatttttcatttttaaaaactacaatatccaaaaaaagatgtatataatatgttatCTTACCACAATTAATGACTTCTTAGGCTGGCCGGCatttgtttatgtttaaatctacaTATTGATTTGGTGACTTAATGACAATTACATATTGGATGaagattttacttttttttttataaaaagtgatTTAGTATAGGTTACTATCTTTTAATATGCAAACAAAATAATAGAACCACAAAGCTGGTATGGTACGTATTAACGTTAAGACAGGATATAAATTGACAAAAGATGACAGATTAGGAGAACACACAGAAGCAACatattgaaataaatattatatttttttgggcatatgaaataaatattatactaaaacaGACGAATATCTTTACTTTAAAATTCAGGCATCCAGCATTAAGAATTTAAGATTAGTAGATTGCAGCTATTTCTTATTAAAAttcaaatgtatatatatatatatatatatataatttttatagttttaattgtTCTGGATTACTTTCTAGTAActgaatttcttttcttttgctataaattaaaaaaaaaatcaacaaatctCCGACAATTCATTTTGCATGATTCAACAAATTTTATCCTCTTTGTGTTATCGACAGTTATAAATTTacaatcataaaattttgaatgatATAACACAAAGTTATAAATTCATATTTCACAATAAAAATAtgagaaatttgaaaatatttactgaaaacaaaattaaaatatacgaaTTCTAAGTTTTTCTACAAATTGAAATTTGAGCTCTTTAACATAATGGGCTCGATTTGGGTATTTGAGTATTTTTCAGGTGATGAAGCGGATCACAAAactgttatatatttttttcttccataTAGGCTTTAACATTAGAGCCgattgacgtcaaaaaaaaaaaaaaaaacattagagcCGATTATAATATTAGGCCCAAGCAATCTAGGGTTTTGCCTTCTCTTTTATCAACATCATCCCACTAATAAAAGTGTCTGCCGCTGCAAAACTCACCTAGCGTATTCAGCTGCTTTCACCTCACCAGGTTCGTGCGTCTTCGCCAATGATTTGTTATGTCAAAGCTTCGTTCTTTAGCTTTCTTACATTTCATTTTCATGTCTTCTAACAGATTTTGAAGTGGCAAGGAAAAGTCCAGACCAGAGCAATGTCTCCTGCTAAAGGTACGGTCTTTACGTTGATAATCATTTTCCATCTGCTCATCCTTGTTGAATATTCACTTGGGTCTCTtacaaaacatgttttaaacGCAAACAGTAATAACTAGCCATGGCTTTAATGTTCTTAAGTTTGAaggatatgtttttatgttGTCAAAGTTGTTAAAAGCTCACTCGTGTTGTTGTTATTATTGCAGTTGATACCACGAAGAAGGCTGACCCAAAAGCCAAGGCCTTGAAGGCTGCAAAGGCAGTGAAGTCTGGCCAAGCTTTCaagaagaaggacaagaagatTAGGACTAAGGTCACCTTCCACAGGCCAAAGACTTTGACCAAGGCTAGAGATCCTAAGTACCCGAGGATCAGTGCTACTCCTAGAAACAAGTTGGACCATTACGGTATCCTCAAGTACCCACTTACCACTGAGTCTGCGATGAAGAAGATTGAAGACAACAACACTCTTGTCTTCATTGTTGACATTCGTGCtgacaagaagaagatcaagGATGCTGTTAAGAAGATGTATGACATCCAGACCAAGAAAGTCAACACCCTCATCAGGCCTGATGGAACGAAGAAGGCTTACGTTAGGCTTACACCTGATTATGATGCTTTAGATGTTGCTAACAAGATTGGCATCATCTAAGTTTTATCTATCTCTGCCATTATAAAAACAGACTTGTGGTTTTGTTTCTCTGGTAGTCTCTGTTTTTACAATACATTCTTGTTGCAGTTAATTGTTGAATTCAAGTTCTCTGTTTTTGAATTTGCTTATGGACAATCTTACCACAAAACACCCTTCTAAACTCTGCCAAAATGCAAACTATTCTGTGTCGATGGACGATCTCTTGAATGTCTCTGTTACCACATTTGTTTGGCTCCTTCGTTATTCATGTTAACGAATTGAGGAAACTGAGAAATGACAGAAAGGATTAAGCCTCAGATCTGGACCGACAAAACTAAGGCAAATATTATTCATTGATTACACACATTTTCTTACCAGACAGATATTCTCTGTCCAAGTGCATCACTGAAAGCTTATTGTTCACTATCAACCGGCAATAATCTTGGCTCCTCAGTAAAAAACCAAACTCTTCTTCACACTgttcttctcttcattaacaCTTGAATAGCTTACAAAAAGTAAAAGGAAGCGGAAGCAATTGGAAGAGAAGGCACGCTCTTGTGGGAATAGGAACTTTATTGGCAACTTCAGTTCCAGTAACTTTGCTTGTTGCTGAAGGTAACCTGCCAAAAACAACTTCttgtattttttcttctttcttttgtgaCAAAGTATATGGCTTAGTTTGGTCTTATAATGTTTCTGCAGAGATACCAAAAAGCCATTCGTCTTTGTGGATCGACTGGAGGGTGATAAGCCAtgagtttgttatatattttgttgtaaaTATGAAACTTAAATGAAAAAGCTTTGGATTGGTTTCTTACTATTAAACTCCAATGATGATTGGTTTAATAAATAGATGAGATTTCAATCAAACTTTCATTTAAAAGACGTGCCAAATAAAGTGGATACGATGTATTTACAAACAAGACGCCTAACCATTACACATTCTCCACCTAAATCACTCACATCACTAACAAAAACAAACCTCAGCAAATAAACTGCCTCTAATCTTGAGTTTCAATAAACAAAATGATATACCTTAGATACCAAGCAATGAATAAACACAGTCCTACTTCAATGCTTCGTCTCCTGAAAGAATATGGGAATCTACGTCTACAAGCTCCTACTTTGCTTACAGAAACTACCCGTGGTTGTACATCTGCTACTCATATGATGTAGTTCCCAAACCGAAAAGCCTTGGTCAGATTGCAAGTTATGTCTTGTCATCGCATCCAATAACAGTATCCCGTGGCATCACGTGATAGTTGTTATGCGACTCTGAGCTAAGCGTTGGTGAAGTGGAAAGTGTTCAAT encodes:
- the LOC106438086 gene encoding uncharacterized protein LOC106438086, yielding MESKEIRSSVFAKTVRFNGVSQPLRHVKARAFDSGFKVVPTKELCRVYLHKTELLASKGIIDARAKPPHSQKPKQRRFGGRFDQQNLNLKLKKLRQHTNAEKKESSPRRFSPLGFGSDSQLRDSRRKGQYIVTPEKKKPNEMSKLCNVTTTTTLVQKKDGAVREAGSKLIVSTSRRDSVLSLERNRFAQDVKFRHVSSSSSGSISKDESEDSSDCSTASSPGCQTDEAHQPSPVSVLEPMFNDDVLDDDSEELPYLDLHGIEKQLDDLKTESDSYSDGSGMEVSSDDEEPVIASETEDSEQVRLLDTQERRESSYIDDILSEVSLMDKNCVPDTLTFKVFEKMEKKYYTETSWKRSERRILFDRVSSGLAEILESFTATPTWKKPLSRRLGVELSTCGLKQELCKVLARQEKLAKKESFNKVAVIDLDDWFKLEDDDDERVVCELESMIVDELLLEVFM
- the LOC106438085 gene encoding 60S ribosomal protein L23a-1, which gives rise to MSPAKVDTTKKADPKAKALKAAKAVKSGQAFKKKDKKIRTKVTFHRPKTLTKARDPKYPRISATPRNKLDHYGILKYPLTTESAMKKIEDNNTLVFIVDIRADKKKIKDAVKKMYDIQTKKVNTLIRPDGTKKAYVRLTPDYDALDVANKIGII